A region of the Pseudarthrobacter phenanthrenivorans Sphe3 genome:
CCCACTGACTGTCGCGGTGTAGGTGGTGCTGTAGCTGAGTGCGGCGCCTGGCGTGAACGTGGCGGTGGCTGTTGCCGCGTCGTAAGCCACGGTCCCGGAAATTGCCGCGCCGGCAGCGTCCTTCAACGTGAAGACAATGGAGGACGCGCTCACGCCCTGGTTGAACGTCGCAGCCGGTGCCACCGCAACAGCCACATTCGTAGCGTTGTTTGCCGGGTTGGCAGAAGATACGGCCGGCAGTATGGCGGCCGCGGTAGTGGTGAAGGACCAGGCGTAGGGCGCACCCATGGTTTGACCGGTGGCGTTGGTGGCACCACTGACTGTTGCCGTGTACGCAGTGCTGTAGGAGAGCGAGGTGGAAGGCGTCAAGGTCATCGTGTTTGTGGCGGCGTCGTAGGACGTGGATCCGGTTATGCTCGCGCCGGCTGGGTCCTTCAGGGTGAACACGACCGAGGATGCCGTCACCGGTTGGTCGAAGGTGGCCGTCGGATTCACCTGCACTGCAACACCCGTGGCACCGCTGGCAGGTGTAACTTTCGTTACAGATGGGGCCGTCCCACTTGCCGTCGTGCTGAACACCACGTCGACCCAATAGTTCGTATTGTTGTAACTGTCCGTAGGAAATGCCGAGTTTCCATAACGGTAGACGCCGTTGGACCCGTCGACGCCGCTTGCCAAGCCATGTAGCGGCGCGCGGTCTGCGGAAGTGCCGAAAAATCCGGTGTTCGCCGCGTAGTGGCCGTTCGGTGCGTGATAGGAAACCACGTACGTTGTATTTGCGGTGATATTTACCGGGGCCGAGAAGTTGGCTTGCTGCCAGCCTGTCGCCGTCTCGCCCGTGAACGTGACAGACGCCAGGAGCGTTCCGGTAACGGACCAAAGATGGCCGGTATGTGTGCCCGTGTTGCCGCTGCCCTTGTAGAACCGAACCCCGGTGACAGCCCCCGCCACGTCTGAACGGAACTTCATTCCTAGCTCAACGGCATTGGCATCACCGTCGGCTGGCACAGCAGGGACCGAAGTCGGACTGAACACGGTACACGGGCAGCTCGCGGGCGCGGCAGCAGTAGCGAACGTCCAGGAATACGGCGCCGCCATCGCCAATCCGGAGGCGTTCGTGGCACCGCTGACTGTCGCGGTGTATCCCGTGCTGTAGGCAAGGGCGACGGAGGGACTAAACACGGCGGTGTTTGAGCCCGCGTCATAAGTTACGGAGCCTACGACGGTTGTACCGGCCGCGTCCTTCAGCCCGAAAACCACTGAGGAACCGGAGACCGCCTGATCAAAGGTCGCTGTCGGTTTGGTGCTGACGGCCGCGTCCGATGTACTGCTCATGGGCGACACGGATGACACTGTCGGAGCGGTTGGAGTCGCGGCAGTCGTGAACGTCCACGAGTACGGGGCAGTCATCGTCTGTCCGGAAGCATTGGTGACTCCACTGACGGTGGCAGTGTACGTAACCGCGTACTTCAAGGCATTAGCCGGGGTAAATGTACTGGTATTAGTTGCCGCGTTGTATGCCTGCGTACCGCTTACGACAACCCCGGCAGAATCCTTCAGCGTGAAAACCACCGATGAATCGGTCACCGGCTGGTTGAACGTCGCCGTCGGCTTGACATCGAGAGCGACTCCGGAGGTGTTATTGGGAGGTGACACTGATGAAACCGCCGGGGCCACCGCCTGTGACGGCGTGAATGAAACATCAAGCCAGTAGTACTCTGCGTCAAAAATCTGGTCGGGGAAACTGGATGTGGAGTTGTAGCGGTAGAAGCCGTTCGGCGATCCTGGAGTACTCCTGGTGAAGTGCAATGGAGAACTGTCCGTGCTGTTCGATCCACCGGACGGAGATGGGTTGTTGTAAAAGTAGCCAGGATCTTGGGCATAATGTCCGGCCGGGGCGAAATAGGAAACCACATAGTTGGTTTTCGCAGTAATGGTCAAGGGCGGCGATAAGGTGGCAGTTTGCCAGCCGGAGGCGGTCTCACCGGTGAATGTGGCGGTCGCCAACCTTTGCCCCGACTCGCTCCATACGTTGCCGATGTGGGTGCCGGTGTTCTTGGCGGACTTGTAGAACCGCACTGCACTGACGGTTCCTGGGACGTCGGAGTAAAACTTCGCGCCAAGCTCAATCGACCCCGGATCCCCAGCGTCCGCGCTTACTGGGGTGACATTTGCTCCCACGAGCGAGCAGGGGCAGGAAACACTCACAGCATTCCCTGAGGAAACCGGTCCTATGTTGCCGCTGTCATCCACGGCCCGGGATCGCAGCACTGAAGTGGGGCTACCGTGCGCATTCCACGTATAGGTCCAGTTTGTAGTCCCATTAGCGCGGCGCCAAGTTGTTCCTCCGTCCGTGGAGACTTCCACTCCAGCCACAGCGCCGCCGACGTCAGCGGCGGTCCCTGAAACCGTGACGATGGTGCCGTCGGCAACTGTCGACCCTGCGGCCGGTGAAACCACTTGGGACGTCGGGGCCGTGACGTCGTTTGACGCCAGTGCTGCAGAGAGGCCTGAAACCAGAGTTGCAGGCTGAGTCCGCATGTCAGCGAACAGATTTACGGTGGCCTGTTGCATGTTGCGGTCCACAGGCTTACCAGTGGTGTACCCGTCGAGGCCCCAGGACCATTGGACCGTTCCTGATCCGAAGACCAGGGCACCGCTGCCCGCCTTGTACAACGTCATATTGTGAGTCGCGGGCTGACCGGGCAGAACGGTAGAGCCGTAGTCGGTAAAAATTTCAGCGGAAGTACTATTCGTATGAGACAGCCGGAAGGCACCCGGTGGACGGAAGCCGTTGTCCGCGTCAATGTCCCACTCGTAGCCCAGCGTCCCCAATCCGTCTCCGAGGGTCACCACGGAACCGTCAGCCATACCTGGGATGGAGGTACCCCGCCAGAACCGAAGTTGTTTGAATGCTGAGGGGACATCGATGTCCGCCGTCCCGGAATTGACCAAAAAGTACTGCCCGGTCAGGGAGTTCTCTGGTTTCCCTCCGCCGGTGGCCGTGCCATACCGAGGATCGCGCCAAGTGCCCGTCCAGGAAACCGGATCAGTAGGGCCGTTGAAGTGGGTGTCCTTGTAGGAGACCAGGGTCCGTCCGGCGGTGCTGGTCCCGTCGGCACTCGGTTCCCAGCGGGTTTTCCAGAACATCTCATTGCCGCTAAAGAACGCAAGATGCACGCCGGCATCGCGCGCCGCCTCCACGTTGGACCGCTGCTCAGCGGACCAATACTCGTCGTGGCCCACTGACAAAAATGCCTTGTGGTTCAGCAGTAGCGGCGCCTTGGTGGCCACATCCAAACCGCTCATATAGCTCACGTCGTAGCCGTTGGCCTCCAGGAAACGGATCATGGGATATTCGGCGTACATCAGCCAACTGCGGCCCTGGTCATCCAACGCCGAGTTGAACGGCCTGTTGTAGGACACCTTGTATGCGGCTTTGTAGGCAAGCGGGTTACCGGCCGGGCAAGCAACCGTGCACTGGTAGAGGCTGTTGCCGCCATAAGTGTTATAGGCCTGCCATGTAGTGTCGGACGTCTGGAACAGCATGTCGGATTTGGCAGCGTCATCACGCACCACGAACGGAATTACGCTTGCTCCGCTGTTGTCCGTCCGGACCAGGCGGGCAAGGTACACGCCGGAAACCGCGGCAGCCGGAACCGGCCAGGACGCGGACACACCCCAGTTGCCGCAGTCGATCAGGCCGGTGGCGGAAAAAGTGGCGCAGTTGGGCTGGTTTTGCGGCAACGGAACGGAGGGAAGGATGTTTGCGGCAACCTTGCGCGCCCCGAGCCCCTGGTAGTAGCCCAAGCGGTAAATATCGATCCGGTAGGCAGAGGCAGTGGTCTTGACCTTGAAGGTGACAGTTTGGCCCACGTTCACGCTCATTGACGTGGCATATCCCTGGATGGTGCTGTCTCCCGCACCGGTCACGCGCCATTCGCTGGCCGGGCTCCCCGGCTGGGTATTCTCGCAGGCCACCTTGCTGACCACGGGCGCATCACAGGGCCCGGCGGCCCGGGCCGGCGGCAGCCACGAGGGGTCCACTGCCATCGAAAACATGGAGGCCAGAAGGGCGAGAACCAGTGCAGGTACCCAGCGTCGGACGATCCAGCGGGGGAGGATTCCAGGTGCAGACGTCATCTTTTGGCTCCATGGTCGCGGCGCAACCAGGCAGCAGCCGGGTGGGGTCTGCACTCCCCGCTCGGCCGGAGACCGGGATAGCCCGGCACCTCGCCTGTTGCGTCAGTCAGTAGTCACGGACATCCTGCCGGTGGCGAGGCCATTGAGCCTCCCCTGGATCGCGGCCCGGAACCATGGGCCGTAAACCCCCACAGGGCTTCCGTGTCTTCAACCGTAAGTCCGGCCAAACAACACGGCTAGGCGAAGGGGAGCTACTCTGCGGGTATCCGCACCAACAATGTGGTGCTCCCCAGCAGGGAACTACACAGCGGTCCGGAAGAACAGTTCCGTCACGGCAGCCAACCGCCATGGGTCCTCCACACCGCACATTTCCCTCGCGGAGTGCATGGAAAGCAGCGGCACGCCCACGTCCACCGTCCGGATACCCAAACGCGTGGCGGTCAATGGCCCGATCGTGGAGCCGCACGGGATCGCGTTGTTGGACACAAACTCCTGGTACGGCACCCCGGCCGCACCACAGAGGCGGCCCCAGAAAGCAGCGCCGGGCGCGTCCGTGGCATAGCGCTGGTTCGCATTGATCTTCAGGAGCGGGCCGCCGTTGAGGACAGGGTGGTTCGCGGGGTCGTGCCGCTCGGCGTAGTTGGGGTGTACGGCGTGGCCGGCGTCGGCGGAGACACAGAACGACGCCGAGAGGGCCTGCCGCCGCTGGCTCACCGTCGCGCCAAGGCCGTCGGATATACGCACCAGCACGTCTTCGAGAATGGGTCCGCAGGCGCCGGACCGGGAGTTCGAGCCGATCTCCTCGTGGTCGAAGGCCGCCAGCACTGCGATCGGTCCCGCGGGAGCGGGGCCGGAGCCGTGCGCTATCAGCGCCGCGAGTCCTGCATGGGTGGACGACAGGTTGTCCAGCCGCCCGGACGCGAAGAACTCCCCGTTCCCCCGGAAAACCGCAGGTGCCTGCGTGTCCGCAATGACGACGTCGTACCCGCCGATCCGCGAAGGGTCCACTGAGGCGCCGGAAACATGGGAAGCCAGCACCGCGAGCAGGTCGAAGTCGGAAGGATTCCCCAGCCCCCAGACGGGGTTCATGTGGCGCTGCTTGTCCAGCACCAGCCCGTCATTCACCGCACGGTCCAGGTGGATGGCCAGCTGCGGGAACCGGAGCATCGGACCGGTCGCGGTCAGGTGTTCTGTCCCGTCCAGCATCACCAGGCGCCCGGCAAGCTGCAGTTCGCGGTCCAGCCACGAGTTCAGCAGCGGCCCGCCATAAACCTCCACCCCCGCCTGCAGCCAGCCGTGCCCTCCGGTCGTCGGCTTGGGCTTGAGCTTGAACGTGGGCGAGTCAGTATGCGCCCCCAGGATGTTGAAACCCGTCGCCGGGCCCGCCCCTTCGGGTACCACCCAGGCAATCAGCGCGCCGTCCCGGATCATGAAGAACGCGCCCGCCCCACCCTCCCACGGCTCCACCTCGTCCAGCCGGACG
Encoded here:
- a CDS encoding DUF4082 domain-containing protein, with the protein product MTSAPGILPRWIVRRWVPALVLALLASMFSMAVDPSWLPPARAAGPCDAPVVSKVACENTQPGSPASEWRVTGAGDSTIQGYATSMSVNVGQTVTFKVKTTASAYRIDIYRLGYYQGLGARKVAANILPSVPLPQNQPNCATFSATGLIDCGNWGVSASWPVPAAAVSGVYLARLVRTDNSGASVIPFVVRDDAAKSDMLFQTSDTTWQAYNTYGGNSLYQCTVACPAGNPLAYKAAYKVSYNRPFNSALDDQGRSWLMYAEYPMIRFLEANGYDVSYMSGLDVATKAPLLLNHKAFLSVGHDEYWSAEQRSNVEAARDAGVHLAFFSGNEMFWKTRWEPSADGTSTAGRTLVSYKDTHFNGPTDPVSWTGTWRDPRYGTATGGGKPENSLTGQYFLVNSGTADIDVPSAFKQLRFWRGTSIPGMADGSVVTLGDGLGTLGYEWDIDADNGFRPPGAFRLSHTNSTSAEIFTDYGSTVLPGQPATHNMTLYKAGSGALVFGSGTVQWSWGLDGYTTGKPVDRNMQQATVNLFADMRTQPATLVSGLSAALASNDVTAPTSQVVSPAAGSTVADGTIVTVSGTAADVGGAVAGVEVSTDGGTTWRRANGTTNWTYTWNAHGSPTSVLRSRAVDDSGNIGPVSSGNAVSVSCPCSLVGANVTPVSADAGDPGSIELGAKFYSDVPGTVSAVRFYKSAKNTGTHIGNVWSESGQRLATATFTGETASGWQTATLSPPLTITAKTNYVVSYFAPAGHYAQDPGYFYNNPSPSGGSNSTDSSPLHFTRSTPGSPNGFYRYNSTSSFPDQIFDAEYYWLDVSFTPSQAVAPAVSSVSPPNNTSGVALDVKPTATFNQPVTDSSVVFTLKDSAGVVVSGTQAYNAATNTSTFTPANALKYAVTYTATVSGVTNASGQTMTAPYSWTFTTAATPTAPTVSSVSPMSSTSDAAVSTKPTATFDQAVSGSSVVFGLKDAAGTTVVGSVTYDAGSNTAVFSPSVALAYSTGYTATVSGATNASGLAMAAPYSWTFATAAAPASCPCTVFSPTSVPAVPADGDANAVELGMKFRSDVAGAVTGVRFYKGSGNTGTHTGHLWSVTGTLLASVTFTGETATGWQQANFSAPVNITANTTYVVSYHAPNGHYAANTGFFGTSADRAPLHGLASGVDGSNGVYRYGNSAFPTDSYNNTNYWVDVVFSTTASGTAPSVTKVTPASGATGVAVQVNPTATFDQPVTASSVVFTLKDPAGASITGSTSYDAATNTMTLTPSTSLSYSTAYTATVSGATNATGQTMGAPYAWSFTTTAAAILPAVSSANPANNATNVAVAVAPAATFNQGVSASSIVFTLKDAAGAAISGTVAYDAATATATFTPGAALSYSTTYTATVSGATNSSGQSMSAPYSWTFSTASAPASCPCTVFSPDAVPATISTADNNAVELGMKFRSDTAGTVAGVRFYKGEQNTGTHTGHLWSSTGTLLASVTFAGETASGWQQALFSSPVPIAANTTYVVSYFAPNGFYSSSSGYFASSVDRAPLHGLSNGTDGPNGVYRYDATAFPTDSFNSTNYWVDVVFNASASGAAPAVAAVSPANNAMDVSERVRPTATFEQPVTGSSVVFSLTDAAGTAVPGSTAYDSATNTATFSPAAALAFGTVFTATVSGATNSAGTAMTAPYSWAFKTKAAPAACPCSVFSPAAVPAVPNSNDRKAVEVGMKFRSDVAGTVTGVRFFKGSSNTGTHTGHLWSSTGALLASVTFTGETGSGWQQALFATPVAITANTTYVVSYHAPLGFYSSTKDYFSGASADNPPLHGLASGVDGANGVYRYGSSAFPTESFKNTNYWVDVVFTRS
- a CDS encoding M18 family aminopeptidase yields the protein MPTLTSAADHIQDLGHFVSASPSSFHAVQEAGRRLAEAGFVRLDEVEPWEGGAGAFFMIRDGALIAWVVPEGAGPATGFNILGAHTDSPTFKLKPKPTTGGHGWLQAGVEVYGGPLLNSWLDRELQLAGRLVMLDGTEHLTATGPMLRFPQLAIHLDRAVNDGLVLDKQRHMNPVWGLGNPSDFDLLAVLASHVSGASVDPSRIGGYDVVIADTQAPAVFRGNGEFFASGRLDNLSSTHAGLAALIAHGSGPAPAGPIAVLAAFDHEEIGSNSRSGACGPILEDVLVRISDGLGATVSQRRQALSASFCVSADAGHAVHPNYAERHDPANHPVLNGGPLLKINANQRYATDAPGAAFWGRLCGAAGVPYQEFVSNNAIPCGSTIGPLTATRLGIRTVDVGVPLLSMHSAREMCGVEDPWRLAAVTELFFRTAV